The following are encoded together in the Deltaproteobacteria bacterium genome:
- a CDS encoding tetratricopeptide repeat protein, whose product MYQKAVRGSGTGDQGSGTRGRGPGIGVRDFAPKKQGIHPATVTAAPRFRDKGSAYQSASTSQFPAPHRPSSDFRPPTPDPLFPVPGPRSLFPAPHKDLARHYANMGRLPEAMEHCQKAISKDEFNPELHFLLSSIQQEQGQNEEAISSLRKVLYLDHNFILAYFALGNLSALQGKARDAEKCFGNALHLLEKIKKEDLLPGSGGMTAGSLAQIIHSVRRKNQHGLKKA is encoded by the coding sequence TTGTATCAAAAAGCAGTCCGGGGGTCGGGGACCGGGGATCAGGGGTCGGGGACCAGGGGTCGGGGACCGGGGATCGGCGTTCGGGATTTTGCCCCAAAAAAACAAGGCATTCACCCTGCGACCGTAACTGCCGCACCCCGGTTTAGGGACAAAGGAAGTGCTTATCAATCCGCTTCCACATCCCAATTCCCCGCCCCTCACCGCCCGAGTTCTGATTTTCGGCCCCCGACCCCCGATCCCTTGTTTCCGGTCCCTGGCCCCCGATCCCTGTTCCCCGCTCCCCACAAGGATCTGGCCCGTCATTATGCTAACATGGGCAGGCTTCCGGAGGCCATGGAACACTGCCAAAAGGCGATTTCCAAAGACGAATTCAATCCGGAACTCCACTTTCTTCTGTCTTCCATACAGCAAGAACAGGGGCAAAACGAGGAAGCCATATCATCCTTGAGGAAGGTTCTCTACCTGGACCACAATTTTATTCTCGCCTATTTCGCTCTGGGAAATTTGTCCGCCCTCCAGGGTAAGGCCAGGGACGCGGAAAAATGCTTTGGGAACGCCCTGCATCTCTTGGAAAAAATCAAAAAAGAAGACCTCCTGCCGGGGTCGGGAGGGATGACGGCCGGGAGCCTGGCCCAAATAATCCATTCCGTAAGGAGAAAAAATCAGCATGGACTCAAAAAAGCTTAA
- a CDS encoding purine-binding chemotaxis protein CheW, with product MDSKKLKETSPADDNKILKERSRVLAREPEEKEAGETIEFLEFSLAHERYGLETIFIREVYPLKEYTPLPCTPPFVFGLINVRGQILSIIDIRKFFELPEKGLSDLNQVIILHNGRMEFGILADEIIGVRVHSSDQLEPDLPTLTDIREKYLKGIAKERIIILDAIKLLNDPNMIVHEEVS from the coding sequence ATGGACTCAAAAAAGCTTAAAGAGACCTCTCCGGCAGATGATAATAAAATTCTAAAAGAAAGATCCAGAGTATTGGCCAGGGAGCCGGAAGAAAAGGAAGCGGGAGAAACAATCGAATTTTTGGAATTTTCCCTGGCCCACGAAAGATACGGCCTTGAGACCATCTTTATCCGGGAAGTGTATCCGTTAAAGGAATACACCCCTCTTCCCTGCACCCCGCCTTTCGTATTCGGCCTGATCAATGTCCGGGGACAGATCCTTTCCATCATTGATATCAGGAAGTTTTTCGAGCTGCCGGAAAAGGGTCTATCGGATCTCAACCAGGTCATTATCCTCCACAATGGGCGCATGGAATTCGGCATTCTGGCTGACGAGATCATCGGTGTCCGGGTCCATTCATCGGACCAATTGGAGCCGGACCTTCCCACACTGACCGATATTCGGGAGAAGTACTTGAAGGGGATTGCCAAGGAACGAATCATTATTCTCGATGCGATCAAGTTATTGAATGACCCGAACATGATCGTCCATGAGGAAGTGTCTTAA
- a CDS encoding methyl-accepting chemotaxis protein: MRWTIGAKVVGGYAVAVVVFVVVSIISYLSIVKLMETNYWVTSTYRVMTELEETYTTMLDIQRSERGYVISGKEDYLEFYHNGIKKIDGHFKRIRNRTQASPVQQKRLETLEPLTGRSLGFIKEIIELRRTEGFEAARKKVMTDEVRKSMKDIRKMISEIQNEETRLLRQREAEAKTAVTAAKKVILGGTTLAIIFAALAGFFISRNISRPLREISGAAEKISGGDLTVPITTYDRTDEAGILTRAFAVMVENLREMNRQSAEMTNVLASAASQILTSTAEMASVSTETSTAVSETTATVEEVKQTARLASEKSRTVSDSAQQAAQVAQQGQEAVEETIHGITLIKQHMESVGESIVKLSEQNQAIGEIITTVNDLAQQSNLLAVNAAIEAAKAGEQGKGFAVVAQEVKSLAEQSKQATIQVRSILNEIQKATAAAVMTTEQVGKAVDGSVKQATESGEAITRLTESVTEAANALLQIVASSQQQLVGMDQIALAMENIKQAAQQNMAGTRQAEQSAHSLNELGQKLKAMIGQFRV, encoded by the coding sequence ATGAGATGGACCATTGGAGCAAAGGTGGTAGGGGGATATGCCGTGGCCGTGGTGGTCTTTGTTGTCGTTAGCATAATCTCCTATTTGAGTATTGTTAAACTGATGGAGACGAATTATTGGGTGACATCCACTTACAGGGTGATGACCGAGTTGGAAGAAACCTATACCACTATGCTTGACATACAGAGAAGCGAACGGGGGTATGTCATTTCTGGAAAAGAAGATTATCTGGAATTCTATCATAACGGGATTAAAAAAATCGACGGGCATTTCAAGCGGATCCGCAACCGTACCCAGGCCAGTCCTGTGCAGCAGAAGAGACTGGAAACCCTTGAGCCGCTTACTGGGCGTTCACTTGGATTTATAAAAGAAATTATCGAGTTGCGGAGAACCGAAGGGTTTGAGGCCGCCAGGAAGAAGGTTATGACCGACGAAGTGAGAAAATCCATGAAAGACATTCGCAAAATGATCAGCGAGATCCAGAATGAAGAAACCAGACTCTTAAGACAGAGGGAAGCAGAGGCCAAAACAGCCGTAACCGCCGCTAAAAAAGTTATTTTGGGGGGGACGACTTTGGCTATTATTTTTGCGGCACTGGCTGGCTTTTTCATTTCCAGAAACATTTCCAGACCGCTCAGAGAAATATCCGGTGCCGCGGAAAAAATAAGCGGGGGCGATTTGACTGTCCCCATAACCACCTACGATCGAACGGATGAAGCCGGAATCCTGACCAGGGCCTTTGCTGTCATGGTGGAAAATCTCAGAGAGATGAATCGGCAGTCTGCGGAGATGACCAACGTTCTGGCCTCGGCTGCGAGTCAGATCCTGACCTCGACGGCCGAGATGGCTTCGGTTTCGACCGAAACGTCGACCGCGGTCAGTGAGACAACGGCGACCGTCGAAGAGGTCAAGCAGACGGCCCGCTTAGCCAGCGAGAAATCCAGGACTGTTTCGGACAGCGCCCAGCAAGCCGCCCAGGTGGCCCAGCAGGGGCAGGAGGCTGTTGAAGAAACGATCCATGGGATCACGCTGATCAAGCAGCACATGGAATCCGTGGGAGAGAGCATCGTCAAGTTGAGCGAGCAGAACCAGGCGATCGGAGAGATTATCACTACGGTGAATGATCTGGCCCAGCAGTCCAACCTGCTGGCCGTGAATGCGGCCATAGAGGCGGCCAAGGCCGGGGAACAGGGCAAAGGCTTTGCCGTGGTGGCCCAGGAGGTCAAGAGCCTGGCCGAACAATCGAAACAGGCTACTATCCAGGTGCGTTCGATATTAAATGAGATCCAAAAGGCCACGGCGGCCGCAGTGATGACCACGGAGCAGGTCGGCAAGGCGGTGGACGGCTCGGTAAAGCAGGCGACGGAATCAGGAGAGGCCATTACCCGACTGACGGAAAGCGTAACGGAGGCGGCCAATGCCCTGCTGCAGATTGTGGCCTCCAGCCAGCAGCAATTAGTGGGGATGGATCAGATCGCCCTGGCCATGGAGAACATCAAACAGGCGGCCCAGCAGAATATGGCCGGAACCAGGCAGGCCGAACAGTCCGCCCATAGCCTCAATGAACTGGGGCAGAAGCTGAAGGCCATGATCGGGCAGTTTAGAGTTTAA
- a CDS encoding response regulator yields the protein MDDKEKQLLQRLLSLFKIEAGEHLKAISSGLIELEKAGPEKQPEILEVIYREAHSLKGAARSVNLQKIAALCQSMENVFSALKGREIQATIQLFDVLHKAVDKIESLSTAAEEKTASGVGALVQVLENVIKKPSIEQEPVRVEKEETSDPIPEPPSLPIPDPRPPTPDPRSPIPGTSSLPLSPSLPSSETIRISTHKLDSILFQAEELLTVKITSGQRLAELREMRTSLNQLKKEWSGFKRSGEPLFLSPFEGQLTTLLKAAEYDHRSLGGMVDSLLDEMKKILMLPFSTLSDQFPKVVREISREMGKEAEMIVTGGEIEVDRRVLEEMKDPLTHMVRNCLDHGIEKVGERKRKKKPVRGKILLTITSKNGNKLEIVLSDDGAGIEATRLKTAALQHGLLSREEIEKLSEGEVTSLIFRSGLTTSPIITELSGRGLGLAIVREKVEKLGGRIEVESGPDAGTLFRMVIPLTLATFRGVLVTVSGYPFILPTNNVERVVRTKKEEIKTVENRETVLLDGRVLSLTRLEDVLELGSGVGGQGSGIRDQGSGGWDQGSGSSRFLNTDLRSPNPDPYLSLVVLGSAEKRMAFQVDAVLQEREVLVKPLGNQLSRVRNIAGATVLEGGVVVPILNVVDILKSAVRVGGTPAGLKKAIIPEKRRSILVVEDSITARTLLKNILSTVGYAVRTTVDGLDAVAALRTQKFDLVVSDIQMPRMDGFDLVENIRGNNKFPDLPVILVTSLESDQDRRRGIEVGANAYIVKSSFDQSNLLEVVRRLI from the coding sequence ATGGACGATAAAGAAAAGCAATTATTGCAAAGACTTCTTTCGCTCTTTAAGATTGAAGCCGGAGAGCATCTCAAGGCCATATCCTCCGGCCTGATCGAGCTTGAAAAGGCCGGCCCGGAGAAACAACCGGAGATCTTGGAAGTCATCTACCGTGAGGCCCACAGTCTGAAAGGTGCGGCCCGGAGTGTGAACCTGCAGAAAATTGCCGCCCTCTGCCAATCGATGGAGAATGTTTTTTCCGCCCTGAAGGGGAGAGAAATCCAGGCCACGATACAACTATTCGATGTGTTGCACAAGGCCGTGGATAAGATCGAAAGCCTTTCAACCGCAGCAGAGGAAAAGACGGCTTCCGGGGTTGGCGCCTTGGTCCAGGTCCTGGAAAATGTCATCAAGAAACCGTCCATCGAGCAAGAGCCGGTCCGAGTTGAAAAAGAGGAGACTTCCGATCCTATTCCGGAACCTCCATCCCTTCCGATCCCCGACCCCCGACCCCCGACCCCCGATCCCCGATCCCCGATCCCCGGAACCTCTTCCCTCCCCTTATCTCCCAGTTTGCCTTCGTCAGAGACTATCAGGATATCCACCCATAAGCTGGATTCCATTCTATTTCAGGCCGAGGAGTTGTTGACCGTAAAAATTACCTCCGGACAACGGCTGGCTGAATTAAGAGAAATGAGAACCTCCCTGAATCAATTGAAAAAAGAATGGTCGGGATTCAAAAGGTCGGGAGAGCCATTATTTCTATCGCCCTTCGAGGGCCAATTGACCACGCTCTTGAAGGCTGCGGAGTACGACCACCGTTCCCTGGGAGGAATGGTGGATTCACTGCTGGATGAGATGAAAAAGATTTTGATGCTGCCTTTCTCCACTCTCTCGGATCAATTTCCCAAGGTGGTCCGCGAGATTTCCCGGGAGATGGGAAAAGAAGCGGAGATGATCGTTACCGGCGGTGAAATCGAGGTTGACCGAAGGGTGCTGGAGGAAATGAAGGACCCCCTCACCCACATGGTCAGAAACTGCCTCGACCATGGGATCGAGAAGGTGGGGGAACGGAAAAGAAAGAAAAAACCGGTCAGAGGGAAAATTCTCCTGACAATCACCTCGAAAAACGGAAATAAACTGGAAATCGTCCTCTCCGATGACGGGGCAGGGATCGAAGCAACCCGACTGAAAACTGCGGCCTTACAGCACGGTCTCCTCTCCCGGGAAGAAATCGAAAAACTGAGCGAGGGGGAGGTAACGTCCTTGATTTTTCGATCCGGTCTGACCACCAGCCCCATCATTACCGAACTCTCCGGGAGGGGACTGGGGCTGGCAATTGTCCGTGAAAAGGTGGAAAAACTGGGCGGCCGGATCGAGGTGGAATCCGGACCGGATGCGGGAACCCTCTTCAGAATGGTTATACCGCTTACCTTAGCCACCTTCCGGGGCGTTCTGGTCACCGTTAGCGGTTATCCCTTTATCCTTCCCACCAACAATGTCGAGAGGGTGGTAAGGACAAAAAAAGAGGAGATTAAAACCGTGGAAAACCGGGAGACCGTTCTTCTGGACGGTCGGGTCCTTTCATTAACGAGATTGGAGGATGTGCTTGAACTGGGGTCGGGGGTCGGGGGCCAGGGATCTGGGATCAGGGATCAGGGGTCAGGGGGCTGGGATCAGGGATCTGGGAGCAGCCGATTCCTCAATACCGACCTCCGATCCCCGAACCCCGACCCCTATCTGTCTTTAGTGGTTCTGGGCTCGGCAGAGAAGCGGATGGCCTTTCAGGTCGATGCGGTTCTTCAGGAGCGGGAGGTTTTGGTGAAACCTCTCGGGAACCAGCTTTCCCGGGTTCGCAATATTGCCGGAGCGACCGTCCTGGAAGGCGGTGTAGTGGTCCCGATCCTGAATGTCGTCGATATCCTGAAATCGGCCGTAAGGGTCGGGGGGACCCCTGCCGGTCTGAAAAAGGCAATTATCCCTGAAAAAAGAAGGTCCATCCTGGTTGTGGAAGATTCGATTACCGCCCGAACCTTGCTGAAGAATATTTTGAGTACGGTCGGTTACGCAGTTAGAACCACCGTCGATGGCCTGGATGCCGTTGCTGCCCTGAGAACCCAGAAGTTTGATCTGGTGGTGTCTGACATCCAGATGCCGAGAATGGATGGTTTCGATCTGGTCGAGAATATCCGGGGTAATAATAAATTCCCGGATCTCCCGGTCATTCTGGTCACCAGCCTTGAATCCGACCAGGACCGGCGGCGCGGCATCGAAGTCGGGGCCAATGCCTATATTGTGAAAAGCAGCTTTGATCAGAGCAATTTATTGGAAGTGGTGAGAAGATTGATTTAG
- a CDS encoding four helix bundle protein — protein sequence MDLVVDCYQLTRSFPKYEVFGLASQIQRAVVSIAANIAEGRARQHTKEFLQHLSIAYGSLAELETLLQIAERLEYISAKSLEELMNKTSTIGRMLNGLRTSLKNKERI from the coding sequence ATGGATTTGGTTGTGGATTGTTATCAATTAACGAGGAGTTTTCCCAAATATGAAGTTTTCGGATTAGCGAGCCAGATACAACGTGCGGTCGTATCAATAGCAGCCAATATAGCAGAGGGGAGAGCAAGGCAACATACAAAAGAGTTTCTTCAACATCTATCTATTGCATATGGTTCCCTGGCAGAATTAGAAACTTTATTACAGATCGCCGAACGTCTGGAATATATATCCGCCAAGAGTTTAGAAGAATTGATGAACAAAACATCAACTATTGGGCGAATGTTAAATGGCTTAAGAACTTCATTAAAAAATAAGGAAAGAATCTAA